Below is a genomic region from Malassezia restricta chromosome VIII, complete sequence.
GCCATGATACCGAAAATAATAGCATTCGATGTGTTGACGAGGAAGGGTGTGGACTGTCCACCGGCACCGAGGCTGTTGGCGGCACCCCACACGCCAGGCTGCGTGAAAGACACGAACCCCAAGACGATGATCTGGAAGAGGACAGATCTATAAAAAGTCTTGAGGTTTGATACGATCCTCATACCTCACAGAGGTGGCTAGATGGAAGTGGCCCTGTACATGTAGGCTCTGGCTATTTGTAGAGCTGCCATGCATCCTTCTTGAATGGGATCAACATACGTGCGAATGGCTCCGTGGCCTACCATGCCTCATGATGACGTGCGTTAAGCCAACGTGgagggcatcgaggccTCTTTGTCAGCGCACCGACATGGCCACCTAGCGACGTCGTGCTCCTTCAGCACGTCATACCCAGCTTGCCATCACGTCGGCGATGCTCGAGCAATCGTCACGCATCATCCCTCGCCCTGGAGGTGTTCGTAATATTTTGTGCATACGAACCAAGATGGCGAATGTGGCGCCATGCATATGTGGACTACCAGATCCTCATACATACAAGCGTACGGACCATCTGTGATGCCAAGTGCCCTTGTGTCATCGTGTCTTGGTCTGCGTGAAAGCACACGGGCCGCAGTCGGGTGAGGTGCTCTTTGGGCTCGCGTTGAAAAAGGCCCAATTTGCCTCCACTAGGGCCTCCCATGTTACCCCATCGATGCTGTCCCTAAAGTCCGGAGCGCGGACGATTTGCGGCCGAGACCTGTGATGTGAGGGCGCCGTGGAAACAAACGTGGCACCTGTCCACGCAAGTGCGGTGCCGTCAGGGGACAGCAGCTCCAGGCGTCGACAAGCCCTTTGAACAAGGATGATGAAGCAGGGTATGCGAAGAGTAGGAACCACACAGTGCCGGTAATGACATGCTCCAGCGGCCCACGACCGGCGCCGCCCTAGGACACAATTACGTCAAGCCTACTTGGGTGCTTGTACGACGATGTTTGCTAACATGAAACAAGAACTACTAAAGAGCGTAGCGTGAAAGGCATGACATGAACGCCAAGACGCACGAAAGACACCCGATACTTCAGGCTTTCATGCCTAGCTGGACTTGGCAATGCCCATACGGCGAACATCAAAGTTGAAGATGATGGAACCCACCTGGAAGAAAGGAGAGCCCAGGAGCCATTCGTTCATACCTGGCGAGCCAATGATAGACGAGAAGCACTTGTCACCAGCGTAACCGAAATTCAGAGCTTCTTCAGGCAGCTTGAAGGTCTGTCCCAGGACCTTGAATTCCAGATTCGGAGGATGCCTGCAATCGTAGGTGCCTTGATACGAGCCATCCTCCAACACCTGAACATCCATGCCATCGATCTGGTCTAGTATATCCTTGATCTGGTCGTTCGGACCAGTGATCACATTCGTACCAGTGTCTAGAAGAGCATTTTCCATCTTGTGTCCATTAAACTCGACCGTCGTCCGCCAGAACGTCTTGTCCGTGTTTTTGTCAGACCAGGTGATAAGACCGCCCAACTCAAAGAGGTCGATCTTGCCGACGTTGAGCGTGGCTTTGCCGTTCGGACGGAGAGTAAACTGGTACGTGCTAGATTGAATGAGGTGCTGCTTCTTGGCGGCCCACATAAAAGGATCCTGCTCGAAACCATGCACCCTATTTTCAGCCGTGGCGAACGAAAGGCCTAAGGTGCCACCGGTAACCTCACCATCAAAGTCCTTACTGCCATGACCGAGGGGCACTTGCTTGGCCTTGACACCACCGATGGACACGTCGTCGATGTAAACATCGCCATACACATGGAGAGTTTCATAGGAGAAATCAAAGGGCTTGTGCACATTCTTGGAAGTGAGGGACAACTTGGGGTGGTATGAGGACTTGTCCACGAACAAGTCCGCGGAGCCAGTGTCAAACACGACGAGAGATTTTTGAGGAGGGAAACCCACCTCGATCTGACCCGACCAATTCTTGCTCTTGCGAAGACGAGTCTGACTACTGGCGCGCTTTTGCGCGTTAGCACGGAGCTGGTCAACATATTCGAGGTTGAC
It encodes:
- a CDS encoding eukaryotic aspartyl protease produces the protein MLVFPTLALLLASLSSAARIDLVRDEASHDASIEADMQYVLHKYAAIARHHYNRTGEHLNIVNLEYVDQLRANAQKRASSQTRLRKSKNWSGQIEVGFPPQKSLVVFDTGSADLFVDKSSYHPKLSLTSKNVHKPFDFSYETLHVYGDVYIDDVSIGGVKAKQVPLGHGSKDFDGEVTGGTLGLSFATAENRVHGFEQDPFMWAAKKQHLIQSSTYQFTLRPNGKATLNVGKIDLFELGGLITWSDKNTDKTFWRTTVEFNGHKMENALLDTGTNVITGPNDQIKDILDQIDGMDVQVLEDGSYQGTYDCRHPPNLEFKVLGQTFKLPEEALNFGYAGDKCFSSIIGSPGMNEWLLGSPFFQVGSIIFNFDVRRMGIAKSS